One window of the Archangium primigenium genome contains the following:
- a CDS encoding serine/threonine-protein kinase — translation MAELFLAQEPPNPELLVIKRILPYLTEEPEFVQMFLDEARIAAQLHHPNVVQVFELGRINESIFIAMEYVEGVDLRRVLMEEAKFSAAVPYAVAARICSAVAAGLDHAHNSRGVDGRPLGLIHRDVSPQNVMVGYNGAVKLVDFGIAKAEALAERSKPGVIKGKFLYLSPEQVSQERLDHRSDIFALGVMLYEITTGRAPFARASTENILFAIRSENPSPPHLIRDDYPQELSRIVMKCLIKDRTQRYQHASQVQADLETLLDSGALRQSNDVAAYVARLLGAEEERTQLHVPISGGRKDLASLVPPAGLASRPKRRAPSAPELPLMGDSDDADMATEMSRPRDLLAAESLGEEEGDEPTAVGTLPGRATPARPLARTPTRAPPPVPDDEDEDEATAHERFGRTPGGRRPAPTPPRKPSEAPLAMDRRRSTPPVPDEEDEPSSTTAHSVSTVNDRGPGRGSGSRIPVESFAERTASRGVSLSGVSRTEPPLNDDDDDESTSNYAVHHTTQTGVSKVGPVPRPPSRLRLVMVAFTALVVVLGLGMAWLYFTQPPPPAPRMKPRAERVVVPPPSETTGTPSSAQADAAPPTTPPAPAAPTAGAPSAAGLAGTASGATVDARNTPPDTRAPRKVQVQFKAPAGSLVRVEGAKVKPNGTRTLMPGPVKVRARCPGARSSNTNHELTVPETSPDKFTFTLRCPSGTWR, via the coding sequence ATGGCGGAGCTCTTCCTCGCCCAGGAACCTCCGAATCCGGAGCTCCTGGTCATCAAGCGCATCCTTCCCTACCTCACGGAGGAGCCCGAGTTCGTCCAGATGTTCCTGGACGAGGCGCGCATCGCCGCGCAGCTGCACCACCCCAACGTGGTGCAGGTGTTCGAGCTGGGGCGCATCAACGAGAGCATCTTCATCGCGATGGAGTACGTGGAGGGCGTGGACCTGCGGCGCGTCCTCATGGAGGAGGCGAAGTTCTCCGCCGCCGTGCCCTACGCGGTGGCCGCGCGCATCTGCTCGGCGGTGGCCGCCGGGTTGGACCACGCCCACAACTCGCGCGGCGTGGACGGCCGGCCCCTGGGGCTCATCCACCGCGACGTGAGCCCCCAAAACGTGATGGTGGGCTACAACGGCGCGGTGAAGCTGGTGGACTTCGGCATCGCCAAGGCCGAGGCCCTCGCCGAGCGCAGCAAGCCCGGCGTCATCAAGGGCAAGTTCCTCTACCTGTCGCCCGAGCAGGTGTCCCAGGAGCGGTTGGATCACCGCTCGGACATCTTCGCGCTCGGGGTGATGCTCTATGAGATCACCACCGGCCGCGCCCCCTTCGCCCGGGCCTCGACCGAGAACATCCTCTTCGCCATCCGCTCGGAGAACCCGTCTCCGCCGCACCTCATCCGCGACGACTACCCCCAGGAACTGTCGCGCATCGTGATGAAGTGCCTCATCAAGGACCGCACCCAGCGCTACCAGCACGCCTCGCAGGTGCAGGCGGACCTGGAGACGCTCCTGGACTCGGGCGCGCTGCGCCAGAGCAACGACGTGGCGGCCTACGTGGCGCGCCTGCTCGGCGCGGAGGAGGAGCGCACCCAGCTGCACGTGCCCATCTCCGGCGGGCGCAAGGACCTGGCCTCCCTGGTGCCGCCCGCGGGCCTCGCCTCGCGCCCCAAGCGGCGCGCCCCGAGCGCGCCGGAGCTGCCGCTCATGGGCGACTCGGACGACGCCGACATGGCCACCGAGATGTCCCGACCCCGGGATCTGCTCGCCGCCGAGTCCCTGGGCGAGGAAGAGGGCGACGAGCCCACCGCCGTGGGGACCCTGCCCGGAAGGGCGACGCCCGCGCGTCCCCTGGCGCGCACGCCCACCCGGGCGCCGCCTCCGGTGCCGGACGACGAGGACGAGGACGAGGCCACCGCCCACGAGCGTTTTGGCCGCACGCCCGGGGGACGCCGGCCCGCGCCGACGCCCCCGCGCAAGCCCTCCGAGGCGCCCCTCGCGATGGATCGCCGCCGCTCCACGCCGCCCGTGCCCGACGAGGAGGACGAGCCCTCGTCCACCACCGCGCACTCGGTCTCCACGGTGAATGATCGCGGCCCGGGCCGCGGTTCCGGCTCGCGGATTCCGGTCGAGTCCTTCGCCGAGCGCACCGCGTCGCGTGGCGTCTCGCTGTCGGGCGTGTCGCGCACCGAGCCGCCCCTCAACGACGACGACGACGACGAGTCCACCTCGAACTACGCCGTGCACCACACCACCCAGACGGGCGTGAGCAAGGTGGGCCCCGTGCCCCGGCCGCCCAGCCGGCTGCGCCTGGTGATGGTCGCCTTCACCGCGCTCGTCGTGGTGCTGGGCCTGGGCATGGCGTGGCTCTACTTCACCCAACCGCCGCCGCCCGCGCCTCGGATGAAGCCGCGCGCGGAGCGGGTCGTGGTGCCCCCGCCCTCCGAGACGACCGGGACCCCCTCCAGCGCTCAGGCGGACGCGGCACCGCCGACGACCCCCCCCGCCCCGGCCGCGCCCACCGCCGGGGCCCCCTCCGCCGCGGGGCTCGCGGGTACGGCCTCCGGTGCCACGGTGGACGCTCGGAACACACCTCCTGACACCCGCGCACCCCGGAAGGTGCAGGTGCAATTCAAGGCCCCGGCCGGCAGCCTGGTGAGGGTGGAGGGGGCGAAGGTGAAGCCCAACGGCACCCGGACCCTGATGCCTGGACCGGTGAAGGTGCGGGCCCGGTGTCCAGGTGCCCGGAGTTCCAACACAAATCACGAACTGACCGTGCCCGAGACCTCACCGGACAAGTTCACCTTCACGCTGCGTTGTCCCTCGGGAACCTGGCGGTAG
- the nadA gene encoding quinolinate synthase NadA: MSAHVDLEREIQDLKKRLNAVILAHYYQESEIQDVADFVGDSLALAQAAAKTTADVIVFCGVHFMAETAKILNPSRTVLLPDLKAGCSLSDRCPPAAFRAFKEKHPDHFVVSYVNSSAAVKALSDVICTSSNAVKIVQRVPPERNILFAPDQHLGRYVMKQTGRDMVLWPGSCIVHEIFSEKKLVQLKVQHPDAEVVAHPECESAVLRHADFIGSTKALLDHVLASPKRTFIVVTEAGILHQMKRGAPDKHFIPAPPDNDCACNECPYMRLNTLEKLYQCMRDGTPQLTLPPELQSAALAPLRRMLEWSL; the protein is encoded by the coding sequence ATGAGCGCCCACGTGGATCTCGAGCGGGAAATCCAGGATCTGAAGAAACGGCTCAACGCCGTCATCCTGGCGCACTACTACCAAGAAAGTGAAATCCAGGACGTCGCCGACTTCGTCGGGGACAGTCTGGCGCTCGCGCAGGCCGCGGCGAAGACGACCGCGGACGTCATCGTCTTCTGTGGCGTGCACTTCATGGCCGAGACGGCGAAGATCCTCAATCCCTCGCGCACCGTGCTCCTGCCAGACCTCAAGGCGGGCTGTTCCCTCTCGGATCGCTGCCCCCCGGCGGCGTTCCGCGCTTTCAAGGAAAAACACCCCGATCACTTCGTGGTGAGCTACGTGAACAGCTCCGCCGCGGTGAAGGCCCTGAGCGACGTCATCTGCACGTCCTCCAACGCGGTGAAGATCGTCCAGCGTGTGCCGCCAGAGCGGAACATTCTTTTCGCACCGGATCAGCACCTGGGCCGGTATGTGATGAAACAGACAGGGCGGGACATGGTGCTGTGGCCGGGCAGCTGCATCGTGCATGAGATTTTCAGTGAGAAGAAGCTCGTGCAGCTCAAGGTCCAGCACCCGGACGCCGAGGTGGTGGCGCACCCGGAGTGCGAGTCGGCGGTGCTCCGACACGCCGACTTCATTGGTTCCACCAAGGCGCTGTTGGATCACGTGCTGGCCAGTCCCAAACGCACGTTCATCGTGGTGACCGAGGCGGGCATCCTCCACCAGATGAAGCGCGGAGCTCCGGACAAACACTTCATCCCCGCACCTCCAGACAATGACTGCGCATGCAATGAATGTCCTTACATGCGGCTCAACACCCTGGAGAAGCTCTACCAGTGCATGAGGGACGGCACGCCGCAGCTCACCCTGCCCCCGGAGTTGCAGAGCGCGGCGCTCGCACCGCTGCGGCGCATGCTGGAGTGGTCACTGTGA
- a CDS encoding metallothionein, translating to MRHKDMLMALVALGGTLLVAGEARACEHHRAADKAQTAPAPAKDVSKAPPEDALDVPHAARCQCGSAADCTCKKGTCECPRCKKPGREEPAPLEAEPPAMHEAPRDGLEA from the coding sequence ATGAGGCACAAGGACATGCTGATGGCGCTGGTGGCCCTGGGCGGGACCCTGCTCGTCGCGGGGGAGGCGCGCGCGTGTGAGCACCACCGGGCCGCGGACAAGGCCCAGACGGCGCCCGCGCCCGCGAAGGACGTGTCGAAGGCGCCGCCCGAGGACGCCCTGGACGTGCCGCACGCCGCCCGGTGCCAGTGCGGCAGCGCCGCGGACTGCACCTGCAAGAAGGGCACGTGCGAGTGCCCCCGGTGCAAGAAGCCCGGCCGAGAGGAGCCCGCGCCCCTGGAGGCCGAGCCGCCCGCGATGCACGAGGCCCCGCGGGACGGACTCGAGGCGTGA
- a CDS encoding glycerophosphodiester phosphodiesterase, with translation MPPTPHAYFRGLTPTLHISHRGGSLLAPENTLVAFRAAVERHGTQMLETDVHLSRDGEVVVAHDATLERCTDGAGPLAALTLAELQRLDAGHGFTRDGGQSHPFRGQGARMPSLREVLRAFPDLRLNIEVKPDTPGIEDAFLQVLREERALERVCVGSEQDAVAERLVRVMPDACHFYPRDALTAFVLSVRAGEAPPEDARYSVLDMPLYFGDVRLVDEALLRETRARGKWINVWTVDEPEEMRQLVAEGVGGIMTDRPDLLRQVLDASHNPR, from the coding sequence ATGCCACCCACCCCTCACGCCTACTTCCGGGGCCTGACACCCACCCTGCACATCTCCCACCGGGGGGGCTCCTTGCTCGCGCCGGAGAACACCCTGGTCGCCTTCCGGGCGGCGGTGGAGCGCCACGGCACGCAGATGTTGGAGACGGACGTGCACCTGAGCCGCGATGGCGAGGTGGTGGTGGCGCACGACGCCACGCTGGAGCGGTGCACGGACGGGGCGGGCCCGCTCGCGGCGCTCACCCTGGCGGAGTTGCAGCGGCTGGACGCGGGCCATGGCTTCACCCGGGACGGCGGCCAGAGCCACCCCTTCCGGGGCCAGGGCGCGCGGATGCCCTCCCTGCGTGAGGTGCTGCGGGCCTTTCCGGACCTGCGGCTCAACATCGAGGTGAAGCCGGACACGCCGGGCATCGAGGACGCCTTCCTCCAGGTGCTGCGCGAGGAGCGGGCGCTCGAGCGCGTGTGCGTGGGCAGCGAGCAGGACGCGGTGGCCGAGCGGCTCGTGCGGGTGATGCCGGACGCCTGCCACTTCTATCCCCGCGACGCGCTCACCGCCTTCGTGCTCTCGGTGCGCGCCGGCGAGGCGCCCCCGGAGGACGCGCGCTACAGCGTGCTGGACATGCCGCTGTACTTCGGAGACGTGCGCCTGGTGGACGAGGCGCTGCTGCGCGAGACGCGGGCCCGGGGCAAGTGGATCAACGTCTGGACGGTGGACGAGCCCGAGGAGATGCGCCAGTTGGTGGCCGAGGGCGTGGGGGGCATCATGACGGATCGGCCGGATCTCCTGCGCCAGGTCTTGGACGCGTCCCACAACCCGCGTTAA
- the moeB gene encoding molybdopterin-synthase adenylyltransferase MoeB: MAATFRELLSATQKAIREVSQEEVRRLLEARAPVKLIDVREADEYAGGRLPGALHIPRGFLELRIEDKAARDEEIILYCAGGTRSALAAATLGHMGYTRVASLAGGFSRWSDAHLPVEKPRVLSAAQKERYRRHLTLPEVGEEGQAKLLDARVLLLGAGGLGSPAALYLAAAGVGTLGLVDADVVDVSNLQRQVLHTHARAGQPKVESARLTLEALNPDVKVVPVRERLTSANALDILRGYDVVIDGGDNFPTRYLLNDACVLLGLPNVHGSIFRFEGQVTTFVPGQGPCYRCLYPTPPPPELAPSCAEAGVLGVLPGIIGLMQANEALKRLLGVGEPLVGRLLTFDALGTRFQELKLRRDPRCPVCAPGATVELIDYERFCAASA; the protein is encoded by the coding sequence ATGGCCGCCACCTTCCGTGAATTGTTGTCCGCCACCCAGAAGGCGATCCGCGAAGTGTCCCAGGAGGAGGTCCGGCGCCTGCTCGAGGCGCGTGCCCCGGTGAAGCTCATCGACGTGCGCGAGGCGGACGAGTACGCGGGCGGACGGCTGCCGGGCGCCCTGCACATCCCCCGGGGCTTCCTGGAGCTGCGGATCGAGGACAAGGCCGCCCGGGACGAGGAGATCATCCTCTACTGCGCGGGGGGCACGCGCTCGGCGCTGGCCGCCGCCACGCTCGGGCACATGGGCTACACGCGCGTGGCCTCGCTCGCCGGGGGCTTCAGCCGCTGGAGCGACGCGCACCTGCCCGTGGAGAAGCCCCGCGTGCTGAGCGCCGCCCAGAAGGAGCGCTACCGCCGCCACCTCACCCTGCCCGAGGTGGGGGAAGAGGGACAGGCGAAGCTGCTCGACGCCCGGGTGCTGCTGTTGGGCGCGGGCGGCCTGGGCTCGCCCGCGGCGCTCTACCTCGCCGCGGCGGGCGTGGGCACGCTGGGGCTGGTGGACGCGGACGTGGTGGACGTGAGCAACCTGCAGCGCCAGGTGCTCCACACCCACGCGCGCGCGGGCCAGCCCAAGGTGGAGAGCGCCCGGCTGACGCTCGAGGCCCTCAACCCCGACGTGAAGGTGGTGCCCGTGCGCGAGCGGCTCACCTCCGCCAACGCCCTGGACATCCTCCGGGGCTACGACGTGGTGATCGACGGCGGCGACAACTTCCCCACGCGCTACCTGCTCAACGACGCGTGCGTCCTGCTCGGGCTGCCCAACGTGCACGGCTCCATCTTCCGCTTCGAGGGCCAGGTGACCACGTTCGTCCCCGGTCAAGGGCCCTGCTACCGCTGCCTCTACCCCACGCCGCCGCCCCCCGAGCTCGCGCCCTCCTGCGCCGAGGCGGGTGTGCTGGGCGTGCTGCCCGGCATCATCGGACTGATGCAGGCCAACGAGGCGCTCAAGCGGCTGCTCGGCGTGGGCGAGCCGCTCGTGGGCCGGCTGCTCACCTTCGACGCCCTCGGCACCCGCTTCCAGGAGCTGAAGCTGCGGCGCGACCCCCGTTGCCCCGTCTGCGCGCCCGGCGCCACGGTGGAGCTCATCGACTACGAGCGCTTCTGCGCCGCGTCCGCCTGA
- a CDS encoding acyl-CoA thioesterase, which produces MPELVPKSPRESEVVMTQMVLPSDANSVNTAFGGKVMEWIDICGAVAAQRHCRQVVVTASMDDLHFHAPIKVGWTLTLHSRVIAAFRTSMEVGVTAVAENPLTGEKNLTTSALLTFVALTAEGQRVPVPPLKLDTEEERAAFREAEQRRQERLARKPTSFAWQKVIKPGAAG; this is translated from the coding sequence ATGCCCGAGCTTGTGCCCAAGAGCCCCCGCGAGTCCGAAGTCGTGATGACGCAGATGGTCCTCCCCTCGGACGCCAACTCGGTGAACACCGCGTTCGGCGGCAAGGTGATGGAGTGGATCGACATCTGCGGCGCCGTGGCCGCCCAGCGGCACTGCCGTCAGGTGGTGGTCACCGCGTCCATGGACGATCTGCACTTCCACGCCCCCATCAAGGTGGGCTGGACGTTGACCTTGCACTCGCGCGTCATCGCCGCGTTCCGCACCTCCATGGAGGTGGGCGTCACGGCGGTGGCGGAGAACCCGCTCACGGGCGAGAAGAACCTGACCACGAGCGCGCTGCTCACCTTCGTGGCGCTCACGGCCGAGGGCCAGCGCGTGCCCGTGCCGCCCCTCAAGCTCGACACCGAGGAGGAGCGCGCCGCGTTCCGCGAGGCCGAGCAGCGGCGCCAGGAGCGTCTGGCGCGCAAGCCCACGAGCTTCGCCTGGCAGAAGGTCATCAAGCCCGGCGCGGCGGGGTAG
- a CDS encoding rhodanese-like domain-containing protein: MPIPEIDPPTLAAQLSSPPESRPVLLDVRFPEENAFVALPDSVLIPLPELDERADELEAFRHRPIVVYCHHGVRSLDGTAYLRARGLDAMSLRGGIDLYSRVVDPRLPRY, translated from the coding sequence ATGCCCATTCCCGAGATCGATCCCCCTACCCTCGCCGCCCAGCTCTCCAGCCCCCCGGAGTCGCGGCCGGTGCTGCTCGACGTGCGCTTTCCCGAGGAGAACGCGTTCGTGGCGCTGCCGGACTCGGTGCTCATCCCCCTGCCGGAGCTGGACGAGCGCGCCGACGAGCTGGAGGCCTTCCGCCACCGGCCCATCGTCGTGTACTGCCACCACGGCGTGCGCAGCCTGGATGGCACCGCCTACCTGCGCGCGCGGGGCCTGGACGCCATGTCCCTGCGCGGCGGCATCGACCTCTACTCGCGCGTGGTGGACCCGAGGCTGCCCCGCTACTGA
- a CDS encoding serine/threonine protein kinase produces MTPQILGKYQLIKKLATGGMAEVWLARQRGIEGFAKNVVVKRILPHLAEDREFVEMFRNEALIAAKFNHPSIAQVYEFGEANGTYYIAMEYIHGEDLGRVLRKAFNAGGWIAQPLAIRIVAAACEGLYYAHTRTDDSGRPLKVVHRDISPQNILVSFDGSVKLVDFGIAKAADQASMTKSGAIKGKFAYMAPEQAAGKALDHRADIFAIGLVLYEMLTSERPLKRDMELATLQAALECNIPPPSQVADVPRELDAVVMRALAKAADDRYRDARQLQTALEEFLVSQRWVAGSVQISELMEALFADRLDEERRSGNPEPRSEGESVTAAPAAPEFPSGEERPSSRNTGREQRASASPSGKDMAWEAPPGEMQHTNVRRTSARPALKRTESRTLPMTDLEDEEWQAPQSTEVGLEPRRRPAQEPPPPRRSLTGAQARQPSRVDVNRSASPESTGMRRAGSADAMPRRTGVRPSEAESEEPPRASRSSMALRPRPEEDEDDPERTMLPPPEPEPVRRRTGMAPAASVSDSGVRRRTGVVSRPETADAPPPVRRRTSAQPRVSRPEEEDSSPRGKAAASGRRSRRALPLKTVFGLVGVALVLGGGLLFRKQLMDMLSSTAMDGQGIFITLETNPPVEVSVKHSARCRSEAPLTALGKTPLRNMSGAHLQDTLVLENKQLGIHKEIEVPFGEPNEHKILPPEEFKTGQVRLKLVPRSVSGVEIFRDGQKLGLYQPGLSFQLMEGSHHLVLRSPMLKEEVLVDVDVKAHGIEDKEVNVSKLIQGGAQ; encoded by the coding sequence ATGACTCCACAAATCTTAGGCAAATATCAGCTCATCAAGAAGCTTGCCACGGGTGGCATGGCCGAGGTGTGGCTCGCGCGCCAGCGGGGCATCGAGGGCTTCGCCAAGAACGTGGTGGTCAAGCGCATCCTCCCGCACCTGGCGGAGGATCGCGAATTCGTGGAGATGTTCCGCAACGAAGCGCTCATCGCCGCCAAGTTCAACCACCCGAGCATCGCGCAGGTGTACGAGTTCGGCGAGGCCAACGGCACCTACTACATCGCCATGGAGTACATCCACGGCGAGGACCTGGGCCGGGTCTTGCGCAAGGCGTTCAACGCGGGCGGGTGGATCGCCCAGCCGCTGGCCATCCGCATCGTGGCCGCGGCGTGCGAGGGCCTCTACTACGCGCACACGCGCACGGATGACTCGGGCCGGCCCCTCAAGGTCGTGCACCGCGACATCTCGCCGCAGAACATCCTGGTGAGCTTCGACGGCTCGGTGAAGCTGGTGGACTTCGGCATCGCCAAGGCGGCGGACCAGGCGTCCATGACGAAGTCGGGCGCCATCAAGGGCAAGTTCGCCTACATGGCGCCGGAGCAGGCCGCGGGCAAGGCGTTGGATCACCGCGCGGACATCTTCGCCATCGGTCTGGTGCTCTACGAGATGCTCACCAGCGAGCGGCCCCTCAAGCGCGACATGGAGCTGGCCACGCTCCAGGCGGCGCTCGAGTGCAACATCCCGCCGCCCTCGCAGGTGGCGGACGTGCCCCGGGAACTGGACGCGGTGGTGATGCGCGCCCTGGCCAAGGCGGCCGATGATCGCTACCGCGACGCGCGCCAGCTGCAGACGGCGCTCGAGGAGTTCCTCGTCAGCCAGCGCTGGGTGGCCGGCTCGGTGCAGATCTCCGAGCTGATGGAGGCGCTGTTCGCCGACCGGCTGGACGAGGAGCGGCGCAGCGGCAACCCCGAGCCGCGCAGCGAGGGCGAGTCGGTGACGGCGGCCCCCGCGGCGCCGGAGTTCCCCTCGGGCGAGGAGCGGCCGTCCTCGCGCAACACCGGCCGCGAGCAGCGCGCGTCGGCGTCCCCGTCCGGCAAGGACATGGCGTGGGAGGCACCGCCGGGCGAGATGCAGCACACCAACGTGCGCCGCACCTCGGCGCGTCCGGCGCTCAAGCGCACCGAGTCGCGCACCCTGCCGATGACGGACCTGGAGGACGAGGAGTGGCAGGCGCCCCAGTCCACCGAGGTGGGCCTCGAGCCGCGCCGCCGCCCGGCGCAGGAGCCCCCGCCTCCGCGCCGCTCCCTGACGGGTGCGCAGGCGCGTCAGCCCAGCCGCGTGGACGTCAACCGCAGCGCCTCCCCCGAGTCCACGGGCATGCGCCGCGCGGGCTCGGCCGACGCCATGCCCCGCCGCACGGGCGTCCGACCCAGTGAGGCCGAGTCGGAGGAGCCGCCGCGCGCCTCGCGCTCGTCCATGGCCCTGCGGCCGCGTCCCGAGGAGGACGAGGACGATCCCGAGCGCACCATGCTGCCGCCGCCCGAGCCCGAGCCGGTGCGTCGGCGCACGGGCATGGCCCCGGCGGCGTCCGTGTCGGACTCCGGCGTGCGTCGGCGCACGGGCGTGGTGTCCCGCCCGGAGACGGCCGACGCGCCGCCGCCCGTGCGGCGCCGCACGTCCGCCCAGCCCCGGGTGTCACGGCCCGAGGAGGAGGACAGCTCGCCGAGAGGCAAGGCCGCCGCGTCGGGCCGCCGCTCGCGCCGCGCGCTGCCGCTCAAGACGGTGTTCGGCCTGGTGGGTGTCGCGCTCGTGCTGGGCGGCGGGCTGCTCTTCCGCAAGCAGTTGATGGACATGCTCAGCAGCACCGCCATGGACGGGCAGGGCATCTTCATCACCCTGGAGACCAACCCGCCCGTGGAGGTGTCCGTGAAGCACAGCGCGCGCTGTCGCTCCGAGGCGCCCCTCACGGCCCTGGGCAAGACGCCGCTGCGCAATATGTCCGGCGCGCACCTGCAGGACACGCTCGTGCTGGAGAACAAGCAGCTCGGCATCCACAAGGAGATCGAGGTGCCCTTCGGCGAGCCCAACGAGCACAAGATCCTGCCGCCGGAGGAGTTCAAGACGGGTCAGGTGCGCCTGAAGCTCGTGCCGCGCAGCGTCTCCGGCGTGGAGATCTTCCGGGATGGCCAGAAGCTCGGCCTCTACCAGCCGGGCCTGTCGTTCCAGCTCATGGAGGGCAGCCACCACCTGGTGCTGCGCAGCCCCATGCTCAAGGAGGAGGTCCTCGTGGACGTGGACGTGAAGGCGCACGGCATCGAGGACAAGGAAGTCAACGTCTCCAAGCTCATCCAGGGCGGCGCTCAGTAG
- a CDS encoding deoxynucleoside kinase, whose product MPRPPARKRAPKTSESSPPSAPLEVLVPPAEPPPPAPAASRNTVKRVRVPRARRFVALAGNIGAGKTTAAKLISQAFGFELFDEPVIDNRFLKDYYANMGRWSFTLQLEFLIRRVEHHELIHSVKKSCVQDRTLYEDPEIFAKYLHGLGHLTNAELDLYFEYFQRLTRGIVQPDKVICFDVSQVDVLLGRILERGREEEKGMQKGFLRGLNGYYASFPQVLQNKYGVDCLVLDVSTQDIRSGRGREEFLDRVSTFLA is encoded by the coding sequence ATGCCCCGCCCTCCCGCCCGCAAGCGCGCTCCGAAGACGTCCGAGTCCTCGCCTCCTTCCGCGCCCCTGGAGGTGCTCGTGCCCCCCGCCGAGCCGCCTCCGCCCGCCCCGGCCGCGTCGCGCAACACGGTGAAGCGGGTGCGGGTGCCCCGCGCGCGGCGCTTCGTGGCCCTGGCCGGCAACATCGGCGCGGGCAAGACGACCGCCGCCAAGCTCATCAGCCAGGCCTTCGGCTTCGAGCTGTTCGACGAGCCCGTCATCGACAACCGCTTCCTCAAGGACTACTACGCCAACATGGGGCGGTGGTCCTTCACCCTCCAGCTGGAGTTCCTCATCCGGCGCGTGGAGCACCACGAACTCATCCACTCGGTGAAGAAGAGCTGCGTGCAGGACCGCACGCTCTACGAGGATCCGGAGATCTTCGCCAAGTACCTGCATGGCCTGGGGCACCTGACCAACGCGGAGCTGGACCTGTACTTCGAGTACTTCCAGCGCCTCACGCGCGGCATCGTGCAGCCGGACAAGGTCATCTGCTTCGACGTGTCCCAGGTGGACGTGCTGCTCGGGCGCATCCTCGAGCGCGGCCGCGAGGAGGAGAAGGGCATGCAGAAGGGCTTTCTCCGGGGCCTCAATGGCTACTACGCCAGCTTCCCCCAGGTGCTGCAGAACAAGTACGGCGTGGACTGCCTGGTGCTGGATGTCTCCACCCAGGACATCCGCTCCGGCCGGGGCCGCGAGGAGTTCCTCGACCGCGTCTCCACCTTCCTCGCCTGA
- a CDS encoding VTC domain-containing protein — protein sequence MIQFAEGDVTKLRREFKLILGQDAALALCTRLSGSIDTPPPAPTRITSVYFDKPGYPLTLRSLRTPMDCLKVRTKEYAPDVGASGQERVVLEVKRERNGVTQKRRVWVPRAELGQVLRGGARLLPLIAGGSLMPVLAVTYQRHVYQCSQSWRVTVDREVGFHRVTSALALGQTTLSAERLGAPLVRDERVVVEVKHLGEELPEWLAALNPGRKPAYSKFAEGMARIHDFVADRLAEG from the coding sequence ATGATCCAGTTCGCGGAAGGGGACGTCACCAAGTTGCGCCGGGAGTTCAAGCTCATCCTCGGCCAGGACGCGGCGCTCGCGCTGTGCACGCGGCTGTCGGGCTCCATCGACACCCCGCCTCCCGCGCCCACGCGCATCACCTCGGTGTACTTCGACAAGCCGGGCTATCCGCTCACGCTGCGCTCGCTGCGCACGCCCATGGACTGCCTCAAGGTGCGCACCAAGGAGTACGCGCCGGACGTGGGGGCCTCGGGCCAGGAGCGCGTGGTGCTGGAGGTCAAGCGCGAGCGCAACGGCGTCACCCAGAAGCGCCGGGTGTGGGTGCCGCGCGCGGAGCTGGGCCAGGTGCTGCGCGGCGGCGCGCGCCTGCTGCCGCTCATCGCCGGGGGCAGCCTCATGCCGGTGCTGGCGGTGACCTATCAGCGGCACGTGTACCAGTGCTCCCAGTCCTGGCGCGTGACGGTGGACCGCGAGGTCGGCTTCCACCGGGTGACGAGCGCGCTGGCGCTCGGGCAGACGACCTTGAGCGCGGAGCGGTTGGGCGCGCCGCTCGTGCGGGACGAGCGGGTGGTGGTGGAAGTGAAGCACCTGGGGGAGGAGCTGCCCGAGTGGCTCGCGGCACTCAACCCGGGGCGCAAACCGGCGTACAGCAAGTTCGCCGAGGGGATGGCGAGGATTCACGACTTCGTCGCGGATCGGCTCGCGGAGGGATAG
- a CDS encoding HesB/IscA family protein yields MDTPTTNAAPTPSAAPATPAPAVLLTAAALAQVKKVIQDQGFQGYLFSIRVVPAGCSGLGYDLNMVREAKPQDILWEQDGVKLTTDALSSQYLSGTEIDFVTSVTGAGFKFNNPNAKSSCGCGTSFTT; encoded by the coding sequence ATGGACACCCCCACGACGAACGCCGCCCCGACTCCCTCCGCCGCTCCGGCCACGCCCGCCCCGGCGGTGCTGCTCACCGCGGCCGCCCTGGCCCAGGTGAAGAAGGTCATCCAGGACCAGGGGTTCCAGGGCTACCTGTTCTCCATCCGCGTGGTGCCGGCGGGCTGCAGCGGCCTGGGCTACGACCTGAACATGGTGCGCGAGGCCAAGCCCCAGGACATCCTCTGGGAGCAGGACGGCGTGAAGCTCACCACGGACGCGCTGAGCAGCCAGTACCTGTCGGGCACGGAGATCGACTTCGTGACCTCCGTCACCGGCGCGGGGTTCAAGTTCAACAACCCCAACGCCAAGTCCTCCTGCGGCTGCGGCACGTCCTTCACGACCTGA